Part of the Camelus dromedarius isolate mCamDro1 chromosome 11, mCamDro1.pat, whole genome shotgun sequence genome is shown below.
accacaaaacaagaAGGTGCACTGACATTGTGTATTAAATATTCCTCCCCACGCTCAGGATACTTTTTACATTGCAATAAATAGTGCAATTTTAGCAGCGGGAAACAAGGAAGGTAGGAAGTACCCACCTCCCTCTCGTCTGTGTTTTATCCACGTGTTCTCTTCCTAGGTAGCACCGGTCTCCCCAGGTGCTGGGTGAGAGACAGGACAGCGGGAAGaggtctgtgtgtgtctgcctgcctctggcctctggcctctgtAGGTGCCTAGAGAGTTCAGTGAGCGCCCCCTCACGTTCCTGTGGCAGACACTGGGGAATGAAGGGCTGGCTATTGGGCCTATTCCTGCTCTAAGGCAACATCCTAGAAAGGCAGGGCCTGATGGGGGAGAAACACGGTCACTGGGCCCCAACTTGTGACTGGATCTTCCAGCTGACATTCAGCTGCCTGTCAACCTCTAGCACTACTAAGACTGTCCCTGAAGGCCTTGTCCTAATTGGCAATAAGGCAAGGAAGGGGGCCAACAACAGCCTCGTCCCTCCCCGTCCCCGTCTGACTCCTGCACACAGTGGTGCTGGTCTAGACCAGCCATGGATGAGGTGCACACACCAGGCACACAGACCCTCTCCACCACTTCCGGTTTCCCCTACCCTGCACTCTTACTGATGGCCACTAAGAAACACAATCTCTGCAAAACTCTGCATCCAATTTATCTCGAGTCCTCCCTCCTGTGTGGGTCAAGGACGTGTTCCCACGAGAGACCTCAGCACTTACAGATGTAAGTCGGTCAAGAGGTGGGGGGAATGGGCTTCTTCTCCAGGAACCTGGGTCAAAGGCCAGCTTTTCCACCAGCTTTACCCCCAGAAACCCTAAATACTGTCTGAGTACTCTTTGCAGAGTTCAGTTTGAGACATGCAATCATAACTTCAGTGACATTCAACTAAAAGGCAACATCTCGATCAGGCAGATGTGCTCCAGGGAAAAGAGCAAAACTGAAGGGATGAACAGGAGGAAAAGACGGAGAAGACGTGGACAAGGGGCAGGCCACGGGGCAGGCCACAGGGCAGGGCAGACGCAGCACACCTGGGCCAGAATGCAAACACCAAGTGGTCTCAACAGCTCAGGCCAGTGCTCCACCTTCTCAATTCATTCAAGAAAAATtggcctggagctgggggaggggaggagtagGGAGCACAGTGTTTGGTAACAAAAATAGAAAGGGTTAGTGAGaaaagaggagacagaggtgTCATTCTAATCAGCATGAAGTGACCAGGGCAATAACCAGCAAGGCAGGAGGCACCTAGGGACCCTGTGAGGCACCAACTATGTAGCCAAGTGTTTCTAACAGAGAATCCAGGGCCTGACCACTGGACACCTACTTTGGCCTTCACCTGCCCTACGTCTGCAGCAGCACCTCCGGCTCAGACAGTGAGCAATAGAGAGTGTATCCCATTTCGTCTATTTCTTCAGGGGTGAGCTCTGCAAATAAGTTCACCTTGGGGTTCAGGGCACTAGGCAGAACTCCAGCCTCTAAGTAGCTGATGAGGCCCCTCAAGGCCTGCAGGAACCGGTCGGCCAGCACATCTGGAGACCAGTCGGCCTCCTCCTGGGCCAAGTGGAGGATGACGTTGGTGAGCTGGCTGGCAGTGAGGTGGCCCAGAGCCGGAGTGGACTTGCATATGGCCTTGAGGATCTTGAGGCACAGAGAGCGGCAGCCCAAGTCGGCCTGGTCCAAAGCCCGCAGGCGTGCCGTCTCAGCAGGACGCAGGCTCAGCCGCCACAGGTTGTCATACTGGGCTAGCCGGTGGGGTCTGGCCACCAAGACAGTGTCACCAAGGGTCACTGATGGCAGGAAGTCAATGATGAGATGCTTGTCACGCTCATACTGCACTTCCAGAGTCAGAGCCTCTGGGGGTGGTGCCGGTCGGATCACATAGTCCAAGAGGGACCCTATGGCCGGCCAATTGATGGAGCCAGCCACTACCTTCTCAAACGTGTCTGCCACTATCTTCGGGGAGAGGTAGCCCCCCACGACACAGCGGTCCCAGTAACTGCTACCACGAGGAAAATACTCTGGGTTCTCACGGCGAACTAGGAAGAAACCAGGGACATTCATGATGGTGTCCTCCCCAGGGATACATGACCACAGGTTCTGCTCCAGCACAAGGGGCACAATGAGTTGGATGTGGTCAGCTGTCACCACCTGTTGAGAGCAGaatttaaaaggtttaaaaattttaaaagggatttaatCTGCTCAAGAGACAAGCTTCCCCAAACACAGGTCCCACCATCTTATATTCCCCCAACAATAAAGGAAACTAAGAATCCTTTCCTGTCACCGTATCAGTCCACAGAGGGAAGATTTACACCCAGGTCTGCGGACACTAGAGCCCGTGTTCATTCCACAGCCATACTGTCTCTGGACACACAAGTACACATGACACCCCCATGCCCTGAAGACCCCAGAAGAGGGAAAACCAGAAAGGAGAGATGGGGACAAGAAAACAGGAAGGTGGCCTCTTACGGCTTCCTAGAAGCTGTATGACTAAAAAACAAGAAAGGGTTAAAGAAGACTCAAGGCAGGGATCTCCCAATGCTACCCCAGTGTGCAAAACTCAGGAGCACTGAGACTACTCTTTCTGGCAAGTGTGGAACCTGATCTTCTGAACCAGTAGCACTATTGAGAAGCATCCTGGTCggtacccacccccacccttcctGAGAACCCCCTTGTTACCTGCAGGTCATCACAGAGGCTACCACTCAGGTACATGTCCCGAAGTGGCATGTCAGGCAACTTGGCCCGCAGGAAGCTCCGGAGCTCGGCACATATGTCCACAGCAGCTTGCTTGGCCCGAGCCTGCTCGCCAGCGGGGATGGCTGCCCGGTTCCGGTAATAAgtaagaagtttctcctgcagggaCATGCGGAGTCGTGACTTCTTCAAGTCTACCTGGCCCTTCCTGGCCAATGGCTTGGGCCGGGGTGGGCAGAATGTATCTGCCAAGGCAAGAGAGAGAGGCACATGAGCTCTTCCCGGGCTTGCTCAGTCCACAGAGCCGCAGCCCCAgcgaggggcggggctgggcacAAAAGGCAAGTGCCCacgcagtgcctggcactcatATCCTTGAGAAATGCTGAATACAGGAGTAGCACAGAGAGCCTGGAGGAAGTCCCAGAAGGGGCATGAGCCTTCCTTACCTGTGTCAAAGGCCGTGGGGTCTGTGGGAAGGGTCTGTAGGGACCTGCTCAGGCCTGTCTTCATGTCCTTGTTGAGTAACCGTGGGGAGCCCATCCAGTTTGGTTCTTCCCAGCTCCTTTTCCCTGCGTGGCTCAGGCGGGTGGGGCTGGTCGGGGCGCTGATGGCCCTGTCGTACATCTGAAACAGCAGGCACCACCCAGCACATGTACCTTCTTTCCTGTTTCCCTCCTTCCCACAGCTTAGCCTTAATGAGTTCAACTactatttttcagtaattttgttttattctagaTTATGGAATACTTAGCTCTACACAATCTCAGGaaatattaaatgatataaat
Proteins encoded:
- the MIEF1 gene encoding mitochondrial dynamics protein MIEF1, giving the protein MAGAGERKSKKDDNGIGTAIDFVLSNARLVLGVGGAAMLGIATLAVKRMYDRAISAPTSPTRLSHAGKRSWEEPNWMGSPRLLNKDMKTGLSRSLQTLPTDPTAFDTDTFCPPRPKPLARKGQVDLKKSRLRMSLQEKLLTYYRNRAAIPAGEQARAKQAAVDICAELRSFLRAKLPDMPLRDMYLSGSLCDDLQVVTADHIQLIVPLVLEQNLWSCIPGEDTIMNVPGFFLVRRENPEYFPRGSSYWDRCVVGGYLSPKIVADTFEKVVAGSINWPAIGSLLDYVIRPAPPPEALTLEVQYERDKHLIIDFLPSVTLGDTVLVARPHRLAQYDNLWRLSLRPAETARLRALDQADLGCRSLCLKILKAICKSTPALGHLTASQLTNVILHLAQEEADWSPDVLADRFLQALRGLISYLEAGVLPSALNPKVNLFAELTPEEIDEMGYTLYCSLSEPEVLLQT